From a single Lactococcus allomyrinae genomic region:
- the ychF gene encoding redox-regulated ATPase YchF, with protein sequence MALTAGIVGLPNVGKSTLFNAITKAGAEAANYPFATIDPNVGMVEVPDERLNKLTELIKPKKTVPTTFEFTDIAGIVKGASRGEGLGNKFLANIREVDSIVHVVRAFDDENVMRENNREGAFIDPMADIETINLELILADLESVNKRYTRVEKVARTAKDKDAVAEFNVLKKIKPVLEDGKSARTITFDDDELKVVKGLFLLTTKPVLYVANVSEDEVGMPDNIEYVKQIREFAATENAEVAVISARVEEEISELEEEEKAEFLEAIGLSESGVDLLTRAAYHLLGLATYFTAGEKEVRAWTFKRGMKAPQMAGIIHSDFEKGFIRAVTMSYDDLIKYGSEKAVREAGRLREEGKDYVGQDGDIMEFRFNV encoded by the coding sequence ATGGCTTTAACAGCAGGTATTGTTGGTTTGCCCAATGTTGGTAAATCAACCCTTTTTAATGCAATCACAAAAGCTGGAGCGGAAGCAGCAAATTATCCTTTCGCAACAATTGACCCTAATGTCGGGATGGTTGAGGTGCCAGATGAACGTCTGAATAAGTTGACAGAGTTAATCAAACCTAAAAAGACAGTACCTACAACTTTTGAATTTACCGATATTGCTGGGATTGTCAAGGGTGCCTCACGTGGTGAAGGTCTGGGAAATAAGTTTCTTGCTAACATCCGTGAAGTTGATTCGATTGTCCATGTGGTTCGTGCTTTTGATGATGAAAATGTGATGCGTGAAAATAATCGTGAGGGAGCGTTTATTGACCCTATGGCTGACATCGAGACTATCAATTTGGAGTTAATATTAGCGGACTTAGAATCAGTCAATAAACGCTATACGAGAGTTGAAAAAGTAGCTCGTACTGCTAAAGATAAGGATGCTGTTGCTGAATTTAATGTACTTAAAAAGATTAAACCTGTCCTTGAAGATGGTAAGTCTGCTCGTACGATTACATTTGATGATGATGAGTTAAAAGTAGTCAAAGGTTTATTTTTATTGACAACAAAGCCTGTACTTTATGTGGCAAATGTGTCTGAAGATGAAGTAGGAATGCCTGATAATATTGAGTATGTCAAACAAATCCGCGAGTTTGCGGCGACTGAAAATGCTGAAGTTGCGGTAATTTCTGCTCGTGTTGAAGAAGAAATTTCTGAACTTGAAGAAGAGGAAAAAGCAGAATTTTTAGAAGCTATTGGACTTTCTGAGTCAGGAGTTGACCTGTTGACTCGTGCGGCTTATCACTTACTTGGTCTTGCGACGTATTTCACAGCTGGTGAAAAAGAAGTACGGGCTTGGACTTTTAAACGTGGAATGAAAGCACCACAAATGGCTGGTATCATTCACTCTGATTTTGAAAAAGGGTTTATCCGCGCGGTGACGATGTCGTATGATGATTTAATTAAATATGGTTCTGAAAAGGCTGTGCGTGAGGCAGGACGACTGCGCGAAGAGGGTAAAGATTATGTTGGGCAAGATGGAGATATCATGGAATTCCGCTTCAATGTATGA